Part of the Sphingorhabdus pulchriflava genome is shown below.
AACAATCCACCGCACGTTCGAAGATTTGCCGATCAGCTACTCGGCAGAGCTTTGGTGCGAGCCGGGCCGTGCGCTGTGCGCCGAATATGCTTCCTTGCTGGTTAAGGTTGAAAAGCGCCGCGACAATGAGTTGTACATAAACGACGGAGCCTATGGCGCGCTTTTCGATGCAGCGCATGTTAGCTGGCGCTTCCCGGTCGAGTTGATGCGCGAAAGCGGCAGCGACGAGATAAGCGAGTTCGCTTTCTATGGCCCGACCTGCGACGATATGGATTATATGGCAGGCCCGTTCCTGCTGCCCGCCGACGTGAAGGCCGGCGACTATATCGAAATCGGCATGCTCGGCGCCTATGGCTGTGCGATGCGCACCGAGTTTAACGGCTTTGGCGAGACCGAGGATTTTACGGTCGAGGATGAACCGATGGCCAGCCTCTACACGCGCATTGCCGCCAATGATTTGGGCAACGTCCATCACATTGGCAAACGCTCTGCGCAATAAGTTGCATTTGACAATTTACACTGGCTGAAGCACCCTCCCCGTCATTGAAAACGGGGAGGGTTTTCTTATGGATACGACGATACTCGCACCGGCAGCCGTTCTGGTTGCTTGGTCTTTAATCATGCTCGTCTGGCTTGCGGTTGCGCGCTTTGGAACGCTTGCAAAGCTAGGCAGCAAAGAACCGCCTGCCCCCGGACTTCGAGGTCAGGACATTGACCCCATGCTCGGCACAGCTGCGTGGAAATCGCACAATTATACGCACCTTATGGAGCAACCGACGATCTTCTATGCCGCGGT
Proteins encoded:
- a CDS encoding MAPEG family protein, with protein sequence MDTTILAPAAVLVAWSLIMLVWLAVARFGTLAKLGSKEPPAPGLRGQDIDPMLGTAAWKSHNYTHLMEQPTIFYAAVFILHIAGAASPLMVKFAWAYVALRIIHSVYQAVVNKVMVRFSIFMLSSVCLIVLSVNALMATL